TGGCTGCTCTACTCGATTTGGCGGGCGGTTGATCTGCTCGTTCAGGTCGAATTGACTGGGGAATACGAGCACGCACCGATTGTGACGGCCGATAATACGCTGACGCTGCTGAAGAAGGAAACTGAAATCGGGTAGTGAGGCACTCTGTTCGGGTTAGCCCGGCGTCCGAGTGGAAACGCTGCCAGCAGTCGCCGAAATTTGGCTATATGATTGATAGTGCAACAAGATCGCCCGCCTGAAGAGTAATCTGAACCAGTTCCTGCCTGCCGATTCGGCCAAATATAGGCATTACATACTCTCTATACCAGGTGTAGTTTCAACTCCCATATTGATGCGTTACGAAAAGTGTAGTTATCGTTATGACTGGCTTGCAGTAGCTCCCGTTTCTGTCTCTACCGATCAGAACATCGGATCAACAGTCAGAACGAGACAGAGATACGTGCGTTTCTGGAACAACAGTCATCAGCTACGTGGCCACACAAATAGTCCGTACGGTCGTCTGTGAACGGCGTTTTTTGGATCTATATTTATATTTGACCTCTCTCGTACTCTGCTCATGGTCGAATTCGTCGATCTGACACACACGTTTCGGGACGGAATGCCAGGGTTTCGATTACACGACGCAGACGGAAGCTACACGGAGTATACAGCAGCAATTGAGCCGTTTCTCACTCACGAGGACGCCCGACCGAAATTCGATGGCCGGTGTTCGTTCGAAATCACTGAGATGCAATTTCAGACATCAGTTGGGACGTATCTCGATTCCCCTGCACACCGGTATGCTGGCGAAAAAGATATCGCGGAACTTGACCTGTCCGAACTAATCAACGAGGGGATCGTTATCGATGTCAGAGGAAGGGATCCATACGAAGCTATCAGTGAATCGGTGCTTCCAGCCGGTGTTGATCTCTCTGGGATGGCAGTACTGTTTAATTTCGGCTGGGATTCCCACTGGGGGACAGCGGACTACCGGGAGTATCCGTACATCTCAGAATCACTCATCGACCGGCTCCTTGTAGAGAACGTCGCACTCGTCGGCGTCGACACGATCAATATTGACGATGATCGGAACCTCGATCGACCTGCACACACGAAACTCTTGGCTGAAGACGTTCTCATCGTAGAGAATTTGTGCCAGTTAGATGCACTTTCCGACAGAGCGTTCCGATTGTATACGATCCCAATCAAAGCCACCGACACGGTCGCGATGCCAATCCGGGCGTTCGCCGAGTGTTAGGCCGTCGTCAAATACGCGACTGATTTCTCAGATTTCGAGATGCCAGTGTTTCGCGTCACGTTTGCAGTGTCTGGATTTGTAGAAACGCGCTATCTGCGCATATCGAGTCCGGGCAGTGAGTAGTCAGCTGCGACGTACACTTTGTCGAGACCAGAATTGTGCAGATCGGTCCCGCACGCGCCAGCACGAATACCTCTCCGGACGCTATCAGCATCAGTTACCTGCGCACCAGCGAGCATCGTGACACCTGTCTCGAATGCCGGACCAGGGAGAAACGAAGCCGTTGCCCCGATCAAGACAACCGTTGGGACCGTTTCAGCGGCGTGCAAATATGTGTCAACCCCGCCGTAAATGAGCGACGATCCAGTTACAAACAGAATCTCGACGCTGTCGATTGCTTCCTCGTGCTCATCGGGTCCGAACATCGAGACCGAAACACCCGATGGTGAATCGACCTCTTCGATTGGCTCGCGCTCTACGACACGCACCTCGCGTGCGTCGAAGTTCTTGAGTGCAGGCTGGAACAGTCCGATGGTTCCGATAACGTCCGCACCGTCGATGGCTGCCATCGGATCGCCGACCCGCCAGTTCAGTTCCGGGACTGACAGGGCATTCAGCGCTGCGATTCCCGCAGCCTTCGCTACCGTGCCGGTCGGCGATGATATCGCCCATTCCGCGAGCGCCAATCCGTCCATTCCTTCAACATCGTTGCAGGAATCGCCTGGGGGACGGTGTGCAGCACCCGCAACGCGACCAGCTGTTACCGTATCGAGTTCTACGAGGAGCAGGCGCTCGCCGATAGTCAGACGGTAGACAGTTGCTTCGCGTGCCGTCGGAGTCGGGCGCAGGCGGTTCAACACGTGGTGGAGGAGTTCTGTTTGGTCGGTCATGGTTTGGAACGACGTTCGTCGGGTTCCGTGTACAGTTCCCGCGCATCCGATATGTGCTCGTTGGGATATTCTCTGGATATCTTGGCACTGTCTCAACAGTAGAAATAGTATGTCTCTCTTCCGTGTTCGACTGTGAATAGTGATTTTGTAGTGATGTCTCCGCTCAACAGACAGCGACTTTCGCGGCCTATTCCTCCTGCGTCCTGCTGTTGGACGCGCACATCCCATACAATGATCTCACAGCTGATGCGGTGAGTGTCTGACGGAGGTTTTTATAGTAGAGGGTGTTAGTAAATACTATGCCATGTGCCGAGCACACATCACAGCGGTGTGAGCTCCGTGTCGCTGCCGATCTGCTCGCCACCCTCGATGAGCGTTTGATCGAACACCTCGCTGTCGACGCGTCTCGCACGTTCGTGCTCTACCGCGAGGCGATTCTCGATCTCACAGTCCGTGACGGGGATCTGTCCGCAGCCCGCGTATTCACTGTCGATGTACAGGGGTTCGCGGCACGGGTAACAGATCCCAATCCCACAGCTGTTTTATCTGATTTCTGTCACGACATCGAAGCAGCGATCGATACCGTCCGGGGCTAATCACCTGTGTCCCGCGATTCGCCAACGAACCATTGATAGACGTCATGCACGATAGTATCCAGTAACACCGACGAGACCCGACGAATGACGGCTGCTCTCTGAGTCGGGCTGTTTGGCGTTGGTCACACCGAAACGCTCCATCTTCAGTCGATATCAGTAAGAGATGGTATTTCTGTCGTTGCCGCTGTGGAACGGTCGAAGTGATTCTCATTCAAGCAACGCAACACGGGTGCGACTGGCGCACGGAGTGTAGACGTGGCACAAACAGAGTAGGTAATCATAAGGACTCGTCTGGTCGTTGACCGTACTGAATCAGTCCTCCTTTGTCGACCGATGTAGTTGTATTGTTAACACTTACCAATACAGAGATCTAACTCTTCTGTATGGTGGGACACATCCCACTTCAAGCGATTCCGGAGATAAGTATCGCTACGGCAATTGGCGTCGTCATACTCGCAATAGCCACTGTTACGGTTTGGCAGATGGTTGAAATGGTCGATGCGTACAACCGGGAAGCACTGACCGTTTTCGGTGAGTATCGAGAGATTCTCGAACCGGGAATCAACTTCATCCCGCCGTTCGTCAGCAAGACGTACACGTTCGATATGCGGACACAGACGATCGACGTCCCGCGTCAGGAGGCGATCACACGAGACAACTCGCCGGTGACAGCCGATGCCGTCGTCTATATCCGCGTGATGAATGCGAAGAAGGCGTTTCTCGAAGTTCATGACTACATGAGAGCTGTGTCGAACCTCGCGCAGACGACGCTGCGGGCAGTGTTGGGTGACATGGAACTGGACGACACGCTGAACAAACGCCAAGAGATCAACGCGAAAATCCGAAAAGAATTGGACGAACCAACCGACGAATGGGGCATCCGTGTCGAGAGCGTCGAGGTGCGCGAAGTCAATCCTTCGATGGAGGTGCAGCAGGCGATGGAGCAACAGACGAGTGCCGAGCGTCGTCGCCGAGCGATGATTCTCGAAGCACAGGGTGAACGACGGAGTGCAATTGAGCGAGCCGAAGGGAACAAGCGATCGAATATCATTCGCGCGGAAGGCGAGAAACGCTCTCTGATCCTCGAAGCACAGGGGAATGCCATCTCCACAGTGCTGCGAGCGAAATCAGCCGAATCAATGGGCGAGCGCGCCGTCATCGACAAAGGAATGGAAACGCTCCGTGAGATCGGACAGAACGATTCCACGACGTTCGTGCTTCCACAAGAATTGTCGTCGACGCTTGGCCGATATGGTAAGCATCTCACTGGCAGTGATGTCCGTGAGGATGGCGAGTCCCTAGAGAGCTTGGTATTCGATCAAGAAACCCGCGACCTGCTCGGTCTCGATGACATCGAAACTATCGTTGCCGGTCCCAACGGTGGAGCAGCCAGCGAGGAAAGCACCAAGAGAGAGGACCGATCAATCGAACAGGCTGTCGAAGACGCGTCCATCAAAAACGCAGACGAGGTCATCGAGGAGATGGATTCAGTAGCGGGAGCAAACGAATAACGAACACGAGACGACCGAAGAACCAGTTCCTGAATTGGATGGGGACTGCAGACGATGTCTGTCATCTCGTCTCGGCAGCAGACGAGGAGCGACTGTGATGAACGCCATGCGCTGTTCGTTTCCGGTTCGTTCAAGTAAGGAGTACTATTCTCGATTCAGTTCTGTTGACCAGAGTTCAGTTCCGTCAGGTGCAATCGCACGCACTCTGTCTTGAGCTACGTTATAAAGTCGTCCAGCAATGTAGATGAGACGCTCTCTGTTATTTCGAGAACGGTGCCATCGTTTTCGACCATCGGTCGCGTTCAAGGCTGTAAGCCTTGCTTCGCTCCGAACGAATACGGTGTCATCGCTGACGACGAGCGACTGTAAATTCGAGCTGCTTACGGCATACGTCCATGCACGTACTGGGTTGTGTCGTGGTGGTGTTGCAAACGGATTATGGCGTGTTCGAGCGTAATTGTAATCTCTCATTGGCCACTGTCCGGGAGATAGATGCCAATCGGCGGCGATCGGTCGCTCGAATGTTCCGAGTCGGAACGCTTCGAGACGAGCTTGGAGCGTCGCACAACCAGCTATCGAGCTGCTTATCGAAAGCGTAGCAACGGTAAGTAGCTTCCGTCGATTCAGTGCTGTTGATCGTTTAGAAGGCATTTCTCTCACTCTCGCCTCTTATTTCATTCTATTTTTCTGTGAGTTTTGAACGTTTAACAATTCACACCATCCCGGTTGGTGCTTCGAAAGCTCGTGATCGTCCGATAATGGACACCCACCACAGACTGAACGCGGTCCAAAGAAACCCAAACGGGAATGGTATCAAGATCAAACTGGATGAGCCAGTACAATTCTCTTTGAAGCACCCAGAAGATGCCTCGGTATGAGTATCTCATAGTGGAATAACGTTTTTCGAAGGCAGTTTCCGACCGACAGATTCTGACTGCAGAGTTCGCCCAAAGTGTGTGCTTTCAGCGGCAACGCTAACGGCATGGATGCTGTATGGTATCACATAGGTGTGAGAGAATGGCTTCAAAACCTACACAGATCCACATTGAGCGACCGAATCTAAAATGGTGGGTGGCTGGCCTGATCGTGTTCGGCATAATCGCCTCCGTCGCGTACGCGTTCCTACCGTGGGTCGTGTTCGGCGTGTTTGTTTATTACGTTGCGAGGCCGATTAACCGTCGTTTCCGGAAGCAGACTGAGAGAAAGAACCTCTCAGCCGCGCTCTCGCTGCTTCTCATCGTTGTGCCGGTTGTGCTTTTCCTGGGCGTGTTTTTCTCGATCGCCGCTGGGCAACTGTCCACGTTCGTAACCTCTGATACAGCGACGCGACTTCTCGCACAGTCACCGATTAACATGGGTACTGTCCCGGATACTCCGAATCAGCTAATCGACAGGGCGACCACAACAATCAAAAATCCGTCGGTACAATCGGCACTCGGCGACGCCCAAGCCTTCATTGGTGCTATCGCATCTTCGATTTTCATGATGTTTCTCTCATTACTGCTGGGGTTTTTCCTCCTCGTCGAGGATCAGCGTCTCGCTCGGTGGGGCAAAAAGCAGATACTCGGAGACGATACGCTGTCGATTGATTATCTCGAGGCGGTCGACACGGGGTTGAACTCAATCTACTTCGGATATACGCTGACTATCTTCGTCATCATGATCCTGACCGCGGTCATCTACAACGTGTTCAATCTCTTTGCACCGGGAAATCTCGTTATTCCAGCGGCAATACTACTGGCGGTTGTTACCGGCGTTTTCACGCTCGTTCCGTTGGTTGGCCGCTCCGTCGTCTACCTCGCTATTACTGCGTTCCTCGCACTGGGGGCAATTCAGAGAAACCCAGCGTATCTCTGGTATCCACTCGTGTTCTTCCTATTCATGACGCTAGCATTCGACAAT
The nucleotide sequence above comes from Halocatena marina. Encoded proteins:
- a CDS encoding cyclase family protein → MVEFVDLTHTFRDGMPGFRLHDADGSYTEYTAAIEPFLTHEDARPKFDGRCSFEITEMQFQTSVGTYLDSPAHRYAGEKDIAELDLSELINEGIVIDVRGRDPYEAISESVLPAGVDLSGMAVLFNFGWDSHWGTADYREYPYISESLIDRLLVENVALVGVDTINIDDDRNLDRPAHTKLLAEDVLIVENLCQLDALSDRAFRLYTIPIKATDTVAMPIRAFAEC
- a CDS encoding DUF364 domain-containing protein, which codes for MTDQTELLHHVLNRLRPTPTAREATVYRLTIGERLLLVELDTVTAGRVAGAAHRPPGDSCNDVEGMDGLALAEWAISSPTGTVAKAAGIAALNALSVPELNWRVGDPMAAIDGADVIGTIGLFQPALKNFDAREVRVVEREPIEEVDSPSGVSVSMFGPDEHEEAIDSVEILFVTGSSLIYGGVDTYLHAAETVPTVVLIGATASFLPGPAFETGVTMLAGAQVTDADSVRRGIRAGACGTDLHNSGLDKVYVAADYSLPGLDMRR
- a CDS encoding SPFH domain-containing protein, yielding MVGHIPLQAIPEISIATAIGVVILAIATVTVWQMVEMVDAYNREALTVFGEYREILEPGINFIPPFVSKTYTFDMRTQTIDVPRQEAITRDNSPVTADAVVYIRVMNAKKAFLEVHDYMRAVSNLAQTTLRAVLGDMELDDTLNKRQEINAKIRKELDEPTDEWGIRVESVEVREVNPSMEVQQAMEQQTSAERRRRAMILEAQGERRSAIERAEGNKRSNIIRAEGEKRSLILEAQGNAISTVLRAKSAESMGERAVIDKGMETLREIGQNDSTTFVLPQELSSTLGRYGKHLTGSDVREDGESLESLVFDQETRDLLGLDDIETIVAGPNGGAASEESTKREDRSIEQAVEDASIKNADEVIEEMDSVAGANE
- a CDS encoding PQQ-binding-like beta-propeller repeat protein, giving the protein MPSKRSTALNRRKLLTVATLSISSSIAGCATLQARLEAFRLGTFERPIAADWHLSPGQWPMRDYNYARTRHNPFATPPRHNPVRAWTYAVSSSNLQSLVVSDDTVFVRSEARLTALNATDGRKRWHRSRNNRERLIYIAGRLYNVAQDRVRAIAPDGTELWSTELNRE
- a CDS encoding AI-2E family transporter, with protein sequence MASKPTQIHIERPNLKWWVAGLIVFGIIASVAYAFLPWVVFGVFVYYVARPINRRFRKQTERKNLSAALSLLLIVVPVVLFLGVFFSIAAGQLSTFVTSDTATRLLAQSPINMGTVPDTPNQLIDRATTTIKNPSVQSALGDAQAFIGAIASSIFMMFLSLLLGFFLLVEDQRLARWGKKQILGDDTLSIDYLEAVDTGLNSIYFGYTLTIFVIMILTAVIYNVFNLFAPGNLVIPAAILLAVVTGVFTLVPLVGRSVVYLAITAFLALGAIQRNPAYLWYPLVFFLFMTLAFDNVVRTYIRPYLSGKMFHFSLVMFAYLLGPLLFGWYGIFLGPLLMVVVVQFLQIVVPQLRGEEPPSDLDIGPTAQETDDDFKDTTTGDEATGGGSR